One window from the genome of Sesamum indicum cultivar Zhongzhi No. 13 linkage group LG15, S_indicum_v1.0, whole genome shotgun sequence encodes:
- the LOC105177738 gene encoding uncharacterized protein LOC105177738, with product MEMKMGNAAASVERSKKRLSSRRLGRFLKEQRGRLYIMRRCVVMLLCWHD from the coding sequence ATGGAGATGAAAATGGGGAATGCAGCAGCATCAGTGGAAAGATCAAAGAAGAGATTATCAAGCAGAAGATTAGGGAGGTTTCTCAAGGAGCAGAGAGGAAGGCTGTACATTATGAGAAGATGTGTGGTGATGCTGCTTTGCTGGCATGACTGA
- the LOC105177761 gene encoding transcription factor CYCLOIDEA produces the protein MFSKNTYLLPQVSPSLHARANSSVVDLNGREILLHHHPDMFSGHYLAANASVVEAAALYNQDVGGINEDPVSAMANAFQRKQAVKKDRHSKIFTSQGPRDRRVRLSIGIARKFFDLQEMLGFDKPSKTLDWLLTKSKTAIKELVQKTQIGASASASAKSISSHSDCEVLSSAGNGETFENANSLGEDSKRKFANKNKGAKDHQQNLAKESRQLNDARNTDSGLNPSIPVEYGNNQLEVFQLSAGSSSNSVSCLRANGEIREPILHCPLSNEAANGDLIQESIVITRKSKNPSFFGFQQNLIVSRDLSSNYTIPSANPTDNWDICSFTSQSNLCAILDQHKFMNR, from the exons atgtTCAGCAAGAACACGTACCTGCTTCCGCAGGTTTCACCTTCTCTTCACGCACGAGCCAATAGTTCCGTCGTCGACCTCAATGGCCGTGAAATTTTGCTTCATCACCATCCCGACATGTTTTCAGGTCATTACTTGGCCGCCAATGCTTCAGTTGTTGAGGCTGCTGCCTTGTACAATCAAGATGTTGGTGGGATAAATGAAGATCCAGTTTCTGCTATGGCAAACGCATTTCAGAGAAAACAGGCGGTGAAAAAGGACCGGCACAGCAAAATATTCACATCTCAAGGGCCGAGGGACCGGAGAGTTAGGCTCTCCATCGGAATTGCACGAAAGTTCTTCGACCTTCAAGAAATGCTAGGTTTTGATAAGCCAAGCAAAACCCTCGATTGGCTGCTTACTAAATCAAAAACAGCCATTAAAGAGCTGGTGCAGAAGACACAAATCGGCGCCAGCGCCAGCGCCAGCGCTAAGAGTATTTCTTCACACTCTGACTGTGAAGTACTCTCTTCTGCAGGAAATGGGGAGACCTTTGAAAATGCAAACTCTTTAGGAGAAGATTCAAAGAGGAAATTTgctaacaaaaataaaggagCAAAAGATCATCAGCAGAATCTTGCGAAAGAGTCAAGG CAGCTAAATGATGCCCGAAACACGGATTCTGGTTTGAACCCTTCAATCCCAGTTGAATATGGAAACAATCAACTTGAAGTTTTCCAATTATCTGCAGGTTCTTCCAGCAACAGTGTGTCCTGCTTGAGGGCTAATGGCGAAATTCGCGAACCTATCCTCCATTGTCCCCTAAGTAATGAAGCAGCCAACGGAGACCTAATTCAAGAATCTATTGTGATCACAAGGAAGTCGAAGAACCCTTCGTTCTTTGGGTTTCAGCAAAACCTTATTGTTTCCAGAGATTTGAGTTCAAACTACACTATCCCATCTGCTAATCCCACCGATAATTGGGATATATGTAGCTTCACCTCACAATCCAACCTGTGTGCCATCTTGGATCAGCACAAGTTCATGAATAGGTAA
- the LOC105177739 gene encoding cyclin-B1-2 has protein sequence MDSEKMIPLEGRRDDPLRYGIHGVKSDIIEPHPLESAYRSSKVRQEEMKKKILMNTYGAAFPIKMELDRQILSKFQRPPGVIPSSFVGLEAMNGTLESFGFGDYLNDPRESESFRPVDMHHGMEVRLGLSKGPPQPSFM, from the exons ATGGATTCGGAGAAGATGATTCCACTCGAAGGGCGGAGAGACGACCCACTCCGATACGGAATCCACGGCGTGAAGAGTGATATTATTGAACCTCACCCGCTTGAATCTGCCTATCGCtct TCGAAGGTGAGGcaagaagaaatgaagaagaaaattttgatgaatacTTACGGAGCGGCGTTTCCAATTAAGATGGAGCTCGATCGACAGATTCTCTCGAA ATTTCAAAGACCTCCTGGAGTTATACCCTCTTCATTTGTGGGTTTAGAGGCCATGAATGGAACTTTGGAAAGTTTTGGTTTTGGAGACTACCTCAATG ATCCTAGGGAGTCTGAATCATTTCGTCCAGTAGACATGCATCATGGCATGGAAGTGCGTCTTGGCCTTTCAAAAGGACCACCACAACCCAGTTTCATGTGA
- the LOC105177741 gene encoding probable translation initiation factor eIF-2B subunit delta isoform X1 translates to MDSRRVPRTVSDPKVRQVGFFAPAAPLDRSESGPPAPTSSSPPVSDVSPSGNSLSPVMIPPPRHLSTDLSRHFPLGPPISPLRVARAADTSIPVGSYNPSEFLTPTATTEFSEDPLSPRWGRRGSSGKFATSLPAGGFNMALAKQKNAVNLPPDGGSNVEVQKEQRAVTGKPLKEKTTKAERRALQEAQRAAKAAAKGEGSKTGASGVNTANSNTGKPVKAVSQKKDSSSVAASEKKGGDRQPDKDRKKDVPHPRMQFDDANRVEKAKKRSVVKQTEAKNRVELFRHLPQYEHGTQLPELESKFFQLDTVHPAVYKVGLRYLAGDISGGNARCIAMLQAFQESIKDYSTPPEKSLIRDLTTKINGYVSFLIECRPLSISMGNAIRFLKTRIAQLPLNLSESEAKVHLISDIDRFISEKIILADKVIVKHAVTKIRDGDVLLTYASSSAVEMMLLHAHELGKHFRVVIVDSRPKLEGQKLLRRLVGKGIHCTYTHINAVSYIMHEVSRVFLGASSVLSNGTVYSRVGTACVAMVAHQFHVPVLICCEAYKFHERVQLDSICSNELGDPDVISKVSGRKEINTLDGWANSENLQLLNLMYDATPSDYVSMIITDYGMIPPTSVPVIVREYRREHLWI, encoded by the exons ATGGACTCTCGCCGCGTTCCCCGCACTGTCAGCGACCCCAAGGTCCGGCAGGTCGGCTTCTTTGCTCCGGCGGCCCCACTCGACCGCTCTGAATCGGGTCCACCCGCCCCGACATCCTCTTCCCCTCCCGTATCCGACGTCTCCCCATCTGGCAACTCCTTGTCACCCGTCATGATCCCCCCGCCTCGCCACCTCTCCACCGACCTCTCCCGCCATTTCCCCCTGGGGCCGCCTATCTCCCCCCTCCGTGTCGCCCGTGCTGCTGATACTTCGATTCCTGTGGGCAGTTACAATCCGTCTGAGTTTTTAACTCCTACTGCTACCACGGAGTTTTCGGAGGACCCGCTCTCTCCTAGGTGGGGTCGTAGAGGTAGTTCTGGTAAATTCGCTACGTCGTTGCCAGCTGGCGGGTTTAATATGGCGTTGGCTAAGCAGAAGAATGCTGTTAACTTGCCCCCGG ATGGAGGGTCAAATGTGGAAGTGCAGAAGGAGCAAAGAGCAGTGACTGGGAAGCCATTAAAGGAGAAGACAACGAAAGCAGAAAGGAGGGCACTTCAAGAGGCACAGAGAGCTGCAAAGGCTGCTGCTAAag GTGAAGGAAGTAAGACTGGTGCTTCTGGTGTCAACACTGCAAATTCCAACACAGGGAAGCCTGTAAAAGCTGTTTCACAAAAGAAAGACAGCTCGTCGGTTGCAGCTTCTGAGAAAAAAGGTGGTGATCGTCAGCCAGATAAAGATAGGAAGAAAGACGTACCTCATCCACGGATGCAGTTTGATGATGCAAACAGAGTTGAGAAGGCAAAGAAGCGATCTGTTGTAAAACAAACTGAAGCCAAGAACAGAGTTGAACTCTTTAGGCATCTCCCTCAGTATGAACATGGAACACAGCTTCCTGAACTGGAATCAAAATTCTTCCAACTTGATACTGTTCATCCTGCAGTTTACAAG GTTGGACTGAGATATCTAGCTGGGGATATATCTGGTGGCAATGCCCGCTGCATTGCAATGCTTCAAGCATTCCAAGAATCAATCAAGGATTACTCCACACCACCAGAGAAGTCCCTTATTAGGGACTTGACAACAAAAATCAACGGTTATGTGTCTTTTCTGATTGAATGTAGACCCCTTTCAATCAGCATGGGAAATGCAATTAGGTTTCTTAAAACTCGAATTGCTCAATTGCCTTTGAATCTGTCTGAGTCAGAGGCAAAAGTCCATCTTATCTCTGATATTGATCGTTTTATAAGCGAGAAGATAATTCTAGCAGATAAGGTAATTGTAAAGCATGCCGTAACCAAAATTAGGGATGGTGATGTTCTTCTGACATATGCATCATCATCTGCTGTTGAAATGATGTTATTGCATGCTCATGAGCTTGGTAAACATTTCCGAGTGGTGATAGTGGATTCGCGTCCAAAGCTTGAAGGCCAAAAGTTGCTTCGTAGGCTTGTGGGGAAGGGTATTCATTGTACATACACTCATATAAATGCTGTTTCTTATATAATGCATGAAGTCTCTAGAGTATTTTTGGGCGCGTCGTCAGTGCTGTCTAATGGAACGGTTTACTCAAGGGTTGGCACTGCATGTGTTGCGATGGTTGCCCATCAGTTTCATGTTCCAGTCTTGATATGTTGTGAAGCGTACAAGTTTCACGAAAGGGTCCAACTTGATTCAATTTGCTCTAATGAACTTG GTGATCCTGATGTAATATCAAAGGTTTCTGGtagaaaggaaataaatacTTTGGATGGATGGGCCAATAGCGAGAATCTACAGCTCTTGAACCTGAT GTATGATGCAACACCTTCAGATTATGTATCAATGATTATAACTGACTATGGCATG ATTCCACCTACCAGTGTTCCTGTTATCGTCCGAGAATATCGCAGAGAGCACTTGTGGATATAG
- the LOC105177741 gene encoding translation initiation factor eIF-2B subunit delta-like isoform X2 has protein sequence MDSRRVPRTVSDPKVRQVGFFAPAAPLDRSESGPPAPTSSSPPVSDVSPSGNSLSPVMIPPPRHLSTDLSRHFPLGPPISPLRVARAADTSIPVGSYNPSEFLTPTATTEFSEDPLSPRWGRRGSSGKFATSLPAGGFNMALAKQKNAVNLPPDGGSNVEVQKEQRAVTGKPLKEKTTKAERRALQEAQRAAKAAAKGEGSKTGASGVNTANSNTGKPVKAVSQKKDSSSVAASEKKGGDRQPDKDRKKDVPHPRMQFDDANRVEKAKKRSVVKQTEAKNRVELFRHLPQYEHGTQLPELESKFFQLDTVHPAVYKVGLRYLAGDISGGNARCIAMLQAFQESIKDYSTPPEKSLIRDLTTKINGYVSFLIECRPLSISMGNAIRFLKTRIAQLPLNLSESEAKVHLISDIDRFISEKIILADKVIVKHAVTKIRDGDVLLTYASSSAVEMMLLHAHELGKHFRVVIVDSRPKLEGQKLLRRLVGKGIHCTYTHINAVSYIMHEVSRVFLGASSVLSNGTVYSRVGTACVAMVAHQFHVPVLICCEAYKFHERVQLDSICSNELGDPDVISKVSGRKEINTLDGWANSENLQLLNLMYDATPSDYVSMIITDYGMMVKNWK, from the exons ATGGACTCTCGCCGCGTTCCCCGCACTGTCAGCGACCCCAAGGTCCGGCAGGTCGGCTTCTTTGCTCCGGCGGCCCCACTCGACCGCTCTGAATCGGGTCCACCCGCCCCGACATCCTCTTCCCCTCCCGTATCCGACGTCTCCCCATCTGGCAACTCCTTGTCACCCGTCATGATCCCCCCGCCTCGCCACCTCTCCACCGACCTCTCCCGCCATTTCCCCCTGGGGCCGCCTATCTCCCCCCTCCGTGTCGCCCGTGCTGCTGATACTTCGATTCCTGTGGGCAGTTACAATCCGTCTGAGTTTTTAACTCCTACTGCTACCACGGAGTTTTCGGAGGACCCGCTCTCTCCTAGGTGGGGTCGTAGAGGTAGTTCTGGTAAATTCGCTACGTCGTTGCCAGCTGGCGGGTTTAATATGGCGTTGGCTAAGCAGAAGAATGCTGTTAACTTGCCCCCGG ATGGAGGGTCAAATGTGGAAGTGCAGAAGGAGCAAAGAGCAGTGACTGGGAAGCCATTAAAGGAGAAGACAACGAAAGCAGAAAGGAGGGCACTTCAAGAGGCACAGAGAGCTGCAAAGGCTGCTGCTAAag GTGAAGGAAGTAAGACTGGTGCTTCTGGTGTCAACACTGCAAATTCCAACACAGGGAAGCCTGTAAAAGCTGTTTCACAAAAGAAAGACAGCTCGTCGGTTGCAGCTTCTGAGAAAAAAGGTGGTGATCGTCAGCCAGATAAAGATAGGAAGAAAGACGTACCTCATCCACGGATGCAGTTTGATGATGCAAACAGAGTTGAGAAGGCAAAGAAGCGATCTGTTGTAAAACAAACTGAAGCCAAGAACAGAGTTGAACTCTTTAGGCATCTCCCTCAGTATGAACATGGAACACAGCTTCCTGAACTGGAATCAAAATTCTTCCAACTTGATACTGTTCATCCTGCAGTTTACAAG GTTGGACTGAGATATCTAGCTGGGGATATATCTGGTGGCAATGCCCGCTGCATTGCAATGCTTCAAGCATTCCAAGAATCAATCAAGGATTACTCCACACCACCAGAGAAGTCCCTTATTAGGGACTTGACAACAAAAATCAACGGTTATGTGTCTTTTCTGATTGAATGTAGACCCCTTTCAATCAGCATGGGAAATGCAATTAGGTTTCTTAAAACTCGAATTGCTCAATTGCCTTTGAATCTGTCTGAGTCAGAGGCAAAAGTCCATCTTATCTCTGATATTGATCGTTTTATAAGCGAGAAGATAATTCTAGCAGATAAGGTAATTGTAAAGCATGCCGTAACCAAAATTAGGGATGGTGATGTTCTTCTGACATATGCATCATCATCTGCTGTTGAAATGATGTTATTGCATGCTCATGAGCTTGGTAAACATTTCCGAGTGGTGATAGTGGATTCGCGTCCAAAGCTTGAAGGCCAAAAGTTGCTTCGTAGGCTTGTGGGGAAGGGTATTCATTGTACATACACTCATATAAATGCTGTTTCTTATATAATGCATGAAGTCTCTAGAGTATTTTTGGGCGCGTCGTCAGTGCTGTCTAATGGAACGGTTTACTCAAGGGTTGGCACTGCATGTGTTGCGATGGTTGCCCATCAGTTTCATGTTCCAGTCTTGATATGTTGTGAAGCGTACAAGTTTCACGAAAGGGTCCAACTTGATTCAATTTGCTCTAATGAACTTG GTGATCCTGATGTAATATCAAAGGTTTCTGGtagaaaggaaataaatacTTTGGATGGATGGGCCAATAGCGAGAATCTACAGCTCTTGAACCTGAT GTATGATGCAACACCTTCAGATTATGTATCAATGATTATAACTGACTATGGCATG ATGGTTAAAAACTGGAAGTGA
- the LOC105177742 gene encoding probable transmembrane ascorbate ferrireductase 2, whose translation MAVPRVRFPIFPVVRVIGIVVAVLVLVWTVHYRGGLALISENKDLIFNVHPVLMVVGLVVLNGEAMLAYKSVSGTKSFKKLVHLSLQFLAFCLSIIGLWAAWKFHIDKGIDNFYSLHSWLGVACLFLFGLQWAAGFVTFWYPGGSRNSRASLLPWHVFVGIYIYALAVATCTTGFLEKATFLQTNKVISRYSMEALLVNSLGILIVVLAGFVILGVVSPVYGKGDVPRGIAE comes from the exons ATGGCGGTACCGCGGGTGCGGTTCCCGATCTTTCCGGTGGTGAGAGTAATCGGAATTGTTGTCGCCGTACTGGTTTTAGTATGGACCGTGCATTACAGGGGCGGATTGGCTCTAATATCAGAGAATAAAGATCTCATTTTTAAC GTTCATCCTGTACTAATGGTGGTTGGCCTTGTCGTCCTGAATGGCGAAG CAATGCTAGCATACAAGAGCGTGTCAGGAACAAAAAGCTTCAAAAAATTAGTTCACCTTTCCCTGCAATTCCTGGCTTTCTGTTTGAGCATCATCGGACTATGGGCTGCGTGGAAGTTTCACATTGACAAAGGAATTGATAACTTCTATAGTCTCCACTCATGGCTGGGCGTAGCctgtcttttcttgtttggaCTTCAG TGGGCTGCTGGATTTGTGACCTTTTGGTATCCTGGTGGATCAAGAAATAGTCGAGCAAGCCTGTTGCCGTGGCATGTGTTTGTTGGCATTTACATTTATGCTCTAGCTGTAGCCACCTGCACTACTGGTTTTCTAGAGAAGGCAACATTTCTCCAAACAAATAAAGTAATATCTCGTTACTCAATGGAGGCGTTGCTGGTGAATTCGTTGGGGATCTTGATTGTTGTTTTGGCTGGTTTCGTGATTCTTGGGGTTGTTTCACCCGTGTATGGAAAAGGAGATGTTCCAAGAGGAATAGCTGAATAG